A genomic segment from Lignipirellula cremea encodes:
- a CDS encoding vWA domain-containing protein — MPYQREISRDNKACILFLLDQSFSMEEPLGGSDRRKCDELAAAVNGWLHNMAIRASGDEGIRDWMDVGVIGYRTDQQAQPIIEPSLTGPLAGRQLVSISDIGNHPARIDSSVQRLQDEETGEWMEIPTDNPIWVDPIMEGSTPMCHVLHYAYGVLQNWIAGHPNSFPPIVIHITDGESQDGDPIPYAQAVTSLATNDGNVLLFNCHLSMTAGDPVVFPSVEQGMPDPLAHVLFQMSSVLPEPFYRSAAAEGFNVQPGARGMAFNADMVVLINFLDMGTRAAVQLR, encoded by the coding sequence ATGCCCTACCAACGAGAGATCAGCCGCGACAACAAGGCATGCATCCTGTTTTTACTGGATCAGTCATTTTCGATGGAAGAGCCGCTGGGCGGATCGGATCGACGCAAGTGCGACGAACTGGCCGCGGCCGTCAACGGCTGGCTGCATAACATGGCGATTCGCGCCTCGGGCGACGAAGGCATCCGCGACTGGATGGATGTCGGCGTGATCGGGTACCGCACCGACCAGCAGGCCCAGCCGATCATTGAGCCCTCCTTGACCGGCCCGCTGGCCGGCCGGCAGCTGGTGTCAATTTCTGACATCGGCAACCATCCGGCCCGCATCGATAGCTCGGTGCAGCGACTGCAGGATGAAGAAACGGGCGAATGGATGGAGATCCCCACCGACAATCCGATCTGGGTCGATCCCATTATGGAAGGCAGCACGCCCATGTGCCATGTGCTGCACTACGCGTACGGCGTGCTGCAGAACTGGATTGCCGGCCATCCCAATAGTTTTCCGCCGATTGTGATCCACATCACCGACGGCGAATCGCAAGACGGCGATCCTATCCCCTACGCCCAGGCGGTGACCAGTCTGGCCACCAACGACGGCAACGTGCTGCTGTTCAACTGCCATCTGTCGATGACGGCGGGCGACCCGGTGGTTTTTCCCTCGGTCGAACAAGGGATGCCCGACCCGCTGGCGCATGTGCTGTTCCAGATGTCGAGCGTGCTGCCGGAGCCGTTCTATCGCAGTGCGGCCGCCGAAGGCTTTAACGTCCAGCCCGGCGCCCGGGGCATGGCATTCAACGCCGACATGGTGGTGTTAATTAACTTTCTCGACATGGGCACCCGGGCCGCCGTGCAGCTGCGCTAG
- the hpnE gene encoding hydroxysqualene dehydroxylase HpnE → MPRVAIVGGGLAGLAAAAALAKHGCLANIWESRRSLGGRAGSFREADGVPIDHCQHVGMACCTNLLDLCRQADASSLFRRDAAITFFDSAGRPALLQASRWLPAPFHLAPSFLRMRFLSWSQRLSIARNLFALARLRPEQLAGRTIGAWLTERGESPAARDRFWSIVLVSALGETLENASLAAAQKVMVDGFLAHREAYQIECPVAPLAELYDVRLGEYLQQRGVLLQLGQTVERIEGDAAGATSLLFRDGRQLPVDAVILAAPWRRASGLLAPALLAAAPGLEAMAKVGASPISAVHLWLDRRLTTLPHAVLLERLSQWVFLAGSRPTPGGETGEYHQVVISASRDLRGRDKQQILEEVLQDLRATWPAKASFTVKHWRIVTQPEAVFSLTPECETLRPPQATSVPNLYLAGDWTQTGWPSTMEGAVRSGRLAAEALLAWQGVKVSLLTPDLPRNGLVRWLVGP, encoded by the coding sequence ATGCCGCGGGTCGCTATTGTGGGCGGAGGTTTGGCCGGGCTGGCAGCGGCTGCCGCGCTGGCCAAACACGGCTGCCTGGCCAATATCTGGGAGTCCCGTCGCAGCCTGGGGGGACGGGCTGGCTCCTTCCGCGAAGCCGATGGCGTACCGATCGACCATTGCCAGCACGTCGGCATGGCCTGCTGCACCAACCTGCTCGACCTGTGCCGTCAGGCCGATGCGAGTTCGCTCTTTCGTCGCGATGCCGCCATCACGTTTTTCGATTCCGCGGGACGACCCGCCTTGCTTCAAGCCTCCCGTTGGCTGCCGGCGCCGTTCCATCTGGCTCCGTCGTTTTTGCGGATGCGATTTCTATCCTGGAGCCAGCGGCTGTCGATCGCCAGGAACCTGTTCGCCCTCGCCCGCTTGCGACCCGAGCAGCTGGCCGGCCGCACGATTGGCGCCTGGCTGACGGAGCGCGGCGAATCGCCAGCGGCCCGGGATCGCTTCTGGTCGATTGTGCTGGTGAGCGCCCTGGGCGAGACGCTGGAGAATGCTTCGCTGGCGGCCGCACAAAAGGTAATGGTCGACGGCTTCCTGGCGCATCGCGAGGCGTACCAGATCGAGTGCCCGGTCGCTCCGCTGGCGGAACTCTACGACGTTCGCCTGGGCGAATATCTGCAGCAGCGGGGCGTCCTCCTGCAGCTGGGTCAAACGGTCGAGCGCATCGAAGGCGATGCAGCCGGGGCGACGTCGTTGTTGTTCCGCGACGGGCGACAGCTGCCGGTCGACGCCGTGATCCTGGCCGCGCCGTGGCGGCGGGCGTCCGGCCTGCTGGCTCCGGCGCTATTGGCGGCAGCGCCCGGCCTGGAAGCGATGGCGAAGGTCGGCGCCTCGCCGATTTCCGCGGTCCACTTGTGGCTGGACCGTCGCCTGACAACCCTGCCGCATGCGGTGTTGCTGGAACGCTTGAGCCAGTGGGTGTTTCTGGCTGGCTCGCGTCCCACGCCTGGCGGCGAAACGGGCGAATACCACCAGGTGGTGATCAGCGCTTCGCGCGATCTGCGCGGCCGCGATAAACAGCAGATTCTGGAAGAGGTGCTGCAGGACCTGCGAGCAACGTGGCCGGCGAAAGCCTCCTTTACGGTGAAGCACTGGCGGATCGTCACGCAGCCGGAAGCGGTGTTCTCCCTGACGCCCGAGTGCGAGACGCTGCGTCCCCCTCAGGCGACGTCGGTTCCCAATCTGTACCTGGCTGGCGACTGGACGCAGACCGGCTGGCCGTCGACGATGGAAGGCGCCGTCCGCAGCGGTCGCCTGGCGGCGGAAGCCCTGCTTGCCTGGCAAGGCGTGAAGGTCTCTCTGCTAACCCCTGACCTGCCGCGAAACGGGCTCGTCCGCTGGCTAGTCGGACCGTAG
- a CDS encoding DJ-1/PfpI family protein, protein MTKRGAGLLASLLLPVVLSAPLSAAEEGWIDLAAKADPAQAAAGEWRKVDGEWTTSAVAAARLQLPYTPQGEYDFRVQFTRTSGQHSIALIFPHGTGQATFELDAWGQHLAGLQRIAGEDLRQNGTQTEGCTLENGKTYTAVVEVRHDHVRALLDGKVLATHRSDGSDLSMLPLWRIENTHALGIGSYAAAATFHRIEVRPLGNATQLAAASSNSTPSSSTPMPRPSTTASRPVRPSAPTTTTPAGRGASPGGGKGSVLLVIANTDFFYREYAEPRQELERAGFRVVVGAGRKGACTPHNGSGQTGSGVVQADIALADVDAADYRAIMFSGGWGSSMYQFAFPGEYINRAYNGDRQTKAAANRLINEFIAQDKIVGALCHGVSVLAWARVDGKSPIAGKNVVAPTRDGPAGVYSPGAGRTQPSSRWNEEANGARLSPPQSIGNPRSSIDDVLVDGKIITGEDDIAARQFGVVLARMLSE, encoded by the coding sequence ATGACAAAGCGGGGGGCTGGCCTGCTGGCCTCCCTGCTGCTGCCGGTTGTTCTTTCTGCTCCGCTATCGGCGGCGGAAGAGGGCTGGATCGACCTCGCGGCGAAAGCCGATCCGGCGCAGGCCGCCGCGGGAGAATGGCGAAAAGTCGATGGCGAATGGACGACCTCGGCCGTCGCCGCCGCCCGGCTGCAGCTGCCGTATACGCCGCAGGGGGAGTACGATTTTCGGGTGCAGTTCACGCGGACGTCGGGCCAGCATTCGATCGCCCTGATCTTTCCTCACGGAACAGGTCAGGCGACTTTTGAACTCGACGCCTGGGGCCAGCACCTGGCCGGGCTGCAGCGGATCGCGGGGGAAGACCTGCGGCAGAACGGCACGCAAACCGAAGGCTGCACCCTGGAGAACGGCAAGACGTACACCGCTGTCGTCGAAGTCCGACACGACCACGTGCGGGCTCTGCTCGACGGCAAGGTGCTGGCCACGCATCGCAGCGACGGCAGCGACCTGAGCATGCTGCCGCTGTGGCGGATCGAAAACACCCACGCCCTGGGCATCGGCTCTTACGCGGCCGCCGCCACGTTTCACCGGATCGAAGTGCGGCCGCTGGGCAACGCCACACAGCTCGCCGCCGCATCGTCAAACAGCACGCCGTCTTCCAGCACGCCGATGCCACGGCCGTCGACGACTGCGTCGCGTCCCGTCAGGCCCTCGGCTCCGACAACAACGACGCCCGCAGGTCGCGGGGCTTCGCCGGGGGGCGGGAAAGGGTCCGTGTTGCTGGTGATCGCCAACACGGATTTCTTCTATCGTGAGTACGCCGAGCCGCGGCAGGAGCTGGAGCGGGCCGGCTTTCGCGTGGTGGTGGGGGCCGGTCGCAAAGGAGCCTGCACGCCGCATAACGGATCAGGGCAAACGGGTTCCGGCGTGGTGCAGGCCGACATCGCCCTGGCGGATGTCGATGCGGCCGACTATCGGGCGATCATGTTTTCCGGCGGCTGGGGCTCCTCGATGTACCAGTTCGCCTTCCCTGGCGAGTACATCAACCGGGCCTACAATGGCGACCGGCAGACCAAAGCGGCGGCCAACCGGCTGATCAATGAGTTTATCGCGCAGGACAAAATCGTCGGCGCCTTGTGCCATGGCGTCTCGGTGCTGGCCTGGGCGCGAGTCGACGGGAAGAGCCCGATCGCCGGCAAGAATGTGGTCGCTCCCACGCGCGACGGTCCGGCCGGCGTTTACAGCCCGGGGGCAGGGCGGACACAGCCCTCTTCGCGCTGGAATGAGGAAGCGAACGGCGCGCGGCTGTCGCCTCCGCAGTCGATCGGCAATCCCCGCAGCTCAATCGACGACGTGCTGGTCGACGGCAAAATCATCACGGGCGAAGACGACATCGCCGCCCGGCAATTCGGCGTGGTGCTGGCTCGGATGTTGAGCGAGTAA
- a CDS encoding protein phosphatase 2C domain-containing protein yields MSTTAMFFQHRAFWIAKDAERADQFQDAFAVDAFRGAASIADGVSSSLFASSWAELLTRAVIADPPDVGDEELLGPWLDQHRKEWLEPIDVDNLAWHQKPKFQANGAQTTLLWVELYKDSTHDRSTGEVDMYAYSVGDCCLFHIRGDRMLRSFPFSNAEAFASNPAVIGSISKKSDVAIPFEHLQTTGVNDDLLVLCTDAMAVWLLEQKAAGVRIDWNGYWSMTESDWRDHILDLRQNQQIRYDDTTMLLLRLGKKEPAVTTEE; encoded by the coding sequence TTGTCGACTACCGCCATGTTTTTCCAACACCGTGCATTCTGGATCGCCAAAGACGCAGAGCGCGCGGACCAGTTCCAGGACGCGTTCGCGGTTGATGCGTTTCGTGGAGCCGCGTCCATTGCGGACGGCGTTTCCTCGAGCCTGTTCGCCAGCAGCTGGGCCGAACTGCTGACCCGCGCCGTGATTGCCGACCCGCCCGATGTGGGCGATGAGGAGCTCCTGGGCCCCTGGCTGGATCAGCATCGGAAGGAATGGCTGGAACCGATCGATGTCGACAACCTGGCCTGGCACCAGAAACCCAAGTTCCAAGCGAACGGCGCCCAGACCACGCTGCTCTGGGTGGAACTGTACAAAGACAGCACGCACGATCGTTCCACCGGCGAAGTCGACATGTACGCCTACTCGGTTGGCGACTGCTGCCTGTTCCATATCCGCGGCGACCGCATGCTGCGCAGCTTTCCGTTCTCTAACGCCGAAGCCTTCGCCAGCAACCCGGCCGTGATCGGCAGCATCAGCAAAAAGTCCGACGTCGCCATCCCCTTCGAGCACTTGCAGACGACCGGCGTCAACGACGACCTGCTCGTCCTCTGCACCGACGCCATGGCGGTCTGGCTACTGGAGCAGAAAGCAGCCGGCGTGCGGATTGACTGGAACGGCTACTGGTCCATGACCGAAAGCGACTGGCGGGACCACATTCTCGACCTCCGCCAGAACCAGCAGATCCGCTACGACGACACCACCATGCTGCTGCTCCGCCTGGGGAAAAAAGAACCGGCCGTGACGACGGAAGAATAA
- a CDS encoding tRNA (cytidine(34)-2'-O)-methyltransferase, with translation MKYEPLVHVVLYQPQIPPNTGAVGRTCVAVGAKLWLVRPLGFRIDEKSRRRAGLDYWEHLEWETVASWQALTDALAPARFWFFTKHATQSYTSVSFQRGDVLVFGSETNGLPPSLLAEHSDRALLIPIRPQVRSLNLSCSVAIAAYEAARQCGE, from the coding sequence GTGAAATACGAACCCCTTGTTCATGTCGTGCTGTATCAACCACAAATTCCGCCGAACACCGGCGCCGTAGGGCGAACGTGCGTCGCTGTGGGAGCCAAACTGTGGCTGGTCCGGCCGCTCGGTTTCCGGATTGACGAGAAAAGTCGCCGCCGCGCGGGGCTCGACTACTGGGAGCACCTGGAATGGGAGACGGTCGCTTCCTGGCAAGCCCTGACCGACGCCCTGGCCCCGGCCCGTTTCTGGTTCTTCACCAAACACGCGACGCAGAGTTACACCAGCGTCAGCTTCCAGCGCGGCGACGTGCTGGTTTTCGGCAGCGAAACCAACGGCCTGCCCCCCAGCCTGCTGGCCGAACACAGCGACCGCGCGCTGCTGATCCCCATCCGCCCCCAGGTGCGCTCGCTCAACCTGTCCTGCTCCGTCGCCATCGCCGCCTACGAAGCAGCCCGCCAGTGCGGCGAGTAG
- a CDS encoding pyroglutamyl-peptidase I family protein: MSKVLLTAFGEYGEWAQNASWLAVVALTRNLPDDLQLTTRLYPVDFDLALPQLTQELAKNYDYVLHVGQSPGSSRIQLEAIGLNIAGRVEQQPHEFQPLAEGGPVAYQSALPLGDYTLKIREQGIPVEVSHHAGVYLCNAFLYWTHHQAAVQQLQTQATFVHLPLATSQVVGMRREYPSLPSETAAQALLILLQELAGPAKLA, from the coding sequence ATGTCGAAAGTTTTGCTCACTGCCTTTGGCGAGTACGGGGAGTGGGCGCAGAATGCCAGCTGGCTGGCCGTGGTCGCCTTGACCCGCAACCTGCCCGACGACCTGCAGCTGACCACGCGGCTGTATCCGGTCGACTTTGATCTGGCCCTGCCGCAGCTCACCCAGGAGCTGGCGAAAAACTACGATTATGTGCTGCACGTTGGGCAGTCGCCGGGCTCCAGTCGCATCCAGCTGGAAGCAATCGGCCTCAACATCGCCGGCCGGGTCGAGCAGCAGCCGCACGAATTCCAGCCGCTGGCTGAGGGCGGACCCGTCGCCTATCAGAGCGCCTTGCCGCTGGGCGACTACACGCTCAAAATTCGCGAACAGGGCATTCCGGTCGAAGTCTCGCATCATGCGGGCGTGTATCTGTGCAACGCCTTTTTGTACTGGACGCACCACCAGGCCGCCGTGCAGCAGTTGCAAACCCAGGCGACGTTCGTCCATCTGCCGCTGGCGACTTCGCAGGTCGTCGGCATGCGAAGAGAATACCCTTCCCTGCCCAGCGAGACGGCCGCCCAGGCGCTGTTGATCCTGCTGCAGGAACTGGCCGGCCCCGCCAAATTGGCGTAA
- a CDS encoding outer membrane protein assembly factor BamB family protein, producing the protein MISCKPCLGLLLLTLLPGLEAAAADWPTWLNSNARAGAGTEQLSPEINLHWAYTSPAPPEMAWAGPADRLFEGKLMRHRVDFDQALAPVVVDGRLFFGSMVDHQLHCVDAKSGAPLWNYFTDGAIRLAPTVHEGKVYFGSDDGCVYCLAATDGKLVWKLRVAPVDERLLGRGRMISRWPVRTGVLIEDGVAYFGAGVFPHENVYLCAADAASGRLIWRNDRISQENAGRNDLSPQGYLLAQGDVLFVPSARSLPAAFNKQTGEEIFHKTYSWRTDAGGVVGGAKAVLGDGQIYAAGDEHFLAMNQETGVLGHAWIGGRQLAISNRQGFIADGKKVVAIDRAEHAAATVARQAVNLEIYALGRRRSDMPAAEYQRLYVELKERAAKLSDVGVLWSVESSCDASLIVSGDWVVAGGVDKVEAYRVSDGQSVWSAAVEGEASSLVGAAGGLIVSTSQGKIYGYFPGKEAAPTPYPLARTDQPYAADKLTDMYQTAAAQILEQSGVRRGFCLVAGGEQGRLAYELARQSDLRIYCVESDPAKITAAQTALDKAGLYGSRITFIHASGEHLPLSNYFANLIVSDTLLLTGQVPVEQSELDRCLKPCGGKQCWLVPPAAPGAGQAAAWLTSAAVAIDRGELAGQNAAQKTDGSLVVAREKLLGAGDWSHQYGDTSNTMMSSDYRVKGSLGVLWYGDPGPAAMINRHDAAAAPLSTNGRMFIQGFESILCYDAYNGLFLWEVKNPGALRTGVFNNEETSNLAASDDWLFVAVDNQCTQYDAATGKIVAVYETPPAEDQAPRHWGYVAVHDGMLYGASTLRSELAAALRRRGHQVKSDTDAFFAIDLKTQKRSWIHRGQNILHVTIALNDGKAYFIDSSITAEARSALLAADKTELQNLTPEEAKKKEAELKALDVRTAVALDAKTGELLWSKAVDVTDCSRIGIGGGNLTLMVHDDCVLICGANANGHYWRQFLSGQFNERRLLVLDADTGKKLWSKDANYRHRPIIVDNEIYAEPWAFALRSGEQKMRAHPLTGEQTAWQFSRPGHHCGPITATPNMLLFRSGFTGYYDLYSDSGVSHFAGHRTGCWVNVIPGNGLVMIPEASAGCVCQFSIAATVVLEPRENRGNWRIYSSSGDSLPVKQMNVNLGAPGDRRDSLGQLWLAWPRPNLVGRLELDLDVEDKLAPDGEYYAQNEESLTIEGEAAPWVFNSGAQGLQSLQLPLRGPDDGPGVYTVKLSFADLQHADAGQRQFAIRLQGQTVAADFDVAALAGGSGKPLVRIFKGIEVKDKLLIELPASSGSHSILSGIEVTLE; encoded by the coding sequence ATGATTTCCTGCAAGCCCTGCCTGGGCCTCCTGCTGCTGACCTTGCTGCCTGGCCTGGAAGCTGCCGCCGCCGATTGGCCGACCTGGCTCAACAGTAACGCCCGTGCGGGAGCCGGAACCGAACAGCTCTCGCCGGAAATCAATCTGCACTGGGCGTACACGTCGCCGGCGCCGCCGGAGATGGCCTGGGCCGGTCCCGCCGATCGGCTGTTCGAAGGGAAGCTGATGCGGCATCGGGTCGACTTCGACCAGGCGCTGGCGCCGGTGGTGGTCGACGGGCGATTGTTTTTCGGCTCGATGGTCGACCATCAGCTGCACTGCGTGGATGCGAAATCGGGCGCTCCGCTGTGGAACTACTTCACCGACGGCGCCATTCGCCTGGCCCCGACCGTACATGAGGGGAAGGTGTACTTCGGCTCCGACGACGGCTGCGTGTACTGCCTGGCCGCGACCGATGGGAAGCTGGTCTGGAAGTTGCGAGTCGCTCCTGTCGATGAGCGTTTACTGGGCCGGGGGCGGATGATCTCCCGCTGGCCCGTTCGCACGGGCGTGCTGATTGAAGACGGCGTCGCATACTTTGGCGCCGGGGTGTTCCCGCATGAGAACGTCTATCTGTGCGCGGCCGACGCAGCTTCGGGTCGGCTGATCTGGCGCAATGATCGCATCAGCCAGGAGAACGCCGGTCGCAACGATCTGTCGCCGCAAGGTTATCTGCTGGCCCAGGGCGACGTGCTGTTCGTCCCTTCCGCCCGGTCCCTGCCGGCGGCGTTCAACAAGCAGACGGGCGAGGAGATCTTCCATAAAACTTACAGCTGGCGGACCGACGCCGGCGGCGTGGTCGGCGGAGCCAAAGCAGTCCTGGGCGACGGGCAAATCTATGCCGCCGGGGACGAGCACTTCCTGGCCATGAACCAGGAGACGGGCGTGCTGGGCCACGCCTGGATTGGCGGCCGGCAACTGGCGATCAGCAATCGCCAGGGCTTTATCGCCGATGGCAAAAAGGTGGTCGCCATCGATCGGGCCGAACATGCCGCGGCGACCGTCGCCCGCCAGGCGGTGAACCTGGAGATCTACGCCCTGGGCAGACGCCGGAGCGACATGCCTGCGGCCGAGTACCAGCGGCTGTATGTCGAGCTGAAAGAACGGGCCGCCAAACTGTCCGATGTGGGCGTGCTCTGGTCGGTCGAAAGCTCGTGCGACGCCAGCCTGATCGTCAGCGGCGACTGGGTCGTCGCAGGCGGCGTTGATAAAGTCGAAGCGTATCGCGTCAGCGACGGCCAGTCCGTCTGGTCGGCTGCGGTCGAAGGGGAAGCATCCAGCCTGGTCGGCGCCGCGGGGGGACTGATCGTCAGCACCAGCCAGGGAAAAATCTACGGCTACTTTCCCGGAAAAGAAGCAGCCCCGACCCCGTATCCGCTAGCACGTACCGACCAGCCCTATGCGGCCGACAAACTGACCGACATGTACCAGACGGCGGCGGCCCAGATCCTGGAACAGTCGGGCGTCCGCCGCGGCTTTTGCCTGGTGGCGGGCGGCGAGCAGGGACGCCTGGCGTATGAACTGGCCCGGCAGAGCGACTTGCGCATCTACTGCGTGGAGTCCGACCCGGCCAAGATCACGGCCGCCCAGACGGCCCTCGACAAGGCCGGCCTGTATGGCTCCCGCATCACGTTCATTCACGCGTCGGGCGAACACTTGCCGCTGTCGAATTACTTCGCCAACCTGATCGTCTCGGATACGCTACTGCTGACCGGTCAGGTTCCGGTGGAGCAAAGCGAGCTGGATCGCTGCCTCAAACCGTGCGGCGGCAAACAGTGCTGGCTGGTTCCGCCGGCCGCACCCGGAGCGGGCCAGGCGGCCGCCTGGCTGACGTCCGCTGCGGTCGCGATTGATCGGGGCGAACTGGCGGGACAGAACGCCGCGCAGAAGACCGACGGCTCGCTGGTCGTCGCTCGCGAGAAGCTGCTGGGGGCGGGCGACTGGTCGCATCAGTACGGCGACACGTCCAACACCATGATGAGCAGCGATTACCGCGTCAAGGGTTCGCTTGGCGTGCTCTGGTACGGCGATCCGGGCCCGGCCGCCATGATCAATCGCCACGATGCGGCGGCCGCGCCGCTGTCGACCAACGGCCGCATGTTCATCCAGGGCTTCGAGTCGATCCTCTGTTACGACGCCTACAACGGCCTGTTCCTGTGGGAGGTGAAGAACCCCGGCGCCTTGCGGACGGGCGTTTTCAATAACGAAGAAACGAGCAACCTCGCCGCCAGCGATGACTGGCTGTTTGTCGCCGTGGACAACCAGTGCACCCAGTACGACGCCGCCACGGGGAAGATCGTCGCTGTTTACGAAACGCCGCCGGCCGAAGACCAGGCGCCCCGGCACTGGGGCTATGTGGCCGTACACGACGGCATGCTCTACGGCGCCAGCACCCTGCGGAGCGAACTGGCGGCCGCCCTGCGGCGCCGGGGTCACCAGGTGAAGAGTGACACCGACGCCTTCTTTGCCATCGACCTGAAAACGCAGAAACGCAGCTGGATCCATCGCGGCCAGAACATCCTGCATGTGACGATCGCCTTGAACGACGGCAAGGCGTACTTCATCGACAGTTCCATCACGGCCGAAGCCCGCTCCGCCCTGCTGGCGGCCGATAAAACCGAGCTGCAGAACCTGACGCCCGAAGAGGCGAAAAAGAAAGAAGCCGAACTGAAGGCGCTCGATGTCCGCACGGCCGTCGCCCTGGACGCCAAGACGGGTGAGTTGCTCTGGTCCAAGGCGGTCGACGTGACCGACTGCAGCCGGATCGGCATCGGCGGCGGCAACCTCACGCTGATGGTCCACGACGACTGCGTGCTGATCTGCGGCGCCAACGCCAACGGCCATTACTGGCGCCAGTTCCTGTCAGGCCAGTTCAACGAACGCCGACTGCTGGTGCTGGACGCCGACACGGGGAAGAAGCTCTGGTCGAAAGACGCCAACTACCGGCATCGGCCGATCATCGTCGATAATGAAATCTACGCCGAGCCGTGGGCCTTCGCCTTGCGTTCGGGCGAGCAGAAAATGCGCGCCCATCCGCTCACCGGCGAGCAGACCGCCTGGCAGTTCAGCCGACCGGGCCACCACTGCGGGCCGATCACGGCCACGCCCAACATGCTGCTGTTCCGCAGCGGCTTTACCGGCTATTACGATCTGTACTCGGACTCCGGCGTGAGCCACTTCGCCGGCCATCGCACCGGCTGCTGGGTGAATGTCATTCCGGGCAATGGCCTGGTGATGATCCCGGAGGCCAGCGCCGGCTGCGTCTGTCAGTTCTCCATCGCCGCCACCGTGGTGCTGGAACCGCGGGAAAATCGCGGCAATTGGCGGATTTACAGCAGCTCCGGCGACTCGTTGCCGGTCAAGCAGATGAACGTCAATCTGGGAGCGCCGGGCGACCGCCGGGATTCGCTCGGCCAGCTGTGGCTCGCCTGGCCGCGTCCGAATCTGGTCGGACGCCTGGAGCTGGATCTCGACGTGGAAGACAAGCTCGCACCGGACGGCGAGTACTACGCCCAGAACGAAGAGTCGCTGACGATCGAAGGCGAAGCGGCCCCCTGGGTGTTCAACTCGGGCGCCCAGGGACTGCAGTCCCTGCAGTTGCCGCTACGCGGTCCCGACGACGGCCCGGGCGTATATACGGTGAAGTTGTCGTTTGCCGATCTGCAGCATGCGGATGCGGGCCAGCGTCAGTTTGCGATCCGGCTGCAGGGGCAAACGGTCGCGGCCGACTTTGATGTGGCCGCCCTGGCCGGCGGTTCCGGCAAGCCGCTGGTCAGAATCTTCAAAGGGATCGAAGTGAAGGACAAGCTGCTGATCGAACTTCCCGCCAGCTCCGGTTCCCATTCGATTCTGTCCGGGATCGAGGTTACCCTGGAATAG
- a CDS encoding ammonia-forming cytochrome c nitrite reductase subunit c552, with the protein MRFAGILVALLIGVGLVAGAMLVNRQRPRSETSQPNISLVRATGKCAQCHRQETSAVVHQFERSPHAAHGVNCLDCHRPMQGQDSLDHRGFVIAKSLTSQNCAQCHATEYNQFLRSRHAAPAWAAVAGSADFTPEQIAHAEKYHAGAVLRPANALSHLEGPAAVTAGCNSCHAIGKPNTDGSIGSCTDCHTRHNASVAMAREPQTCGQCHMGPDHSQIEIYNESKHGVIFHAQRGSFHLDADPKKLTTADMPAPTCSTCHMSGLEGQNVTHDTSERLSWYLFAAQSEKRPAYARSQDAMKETCLKCHTRPAIDQYYTEAEEVVQSTNDRVAAATKIIDSLRAEGLLTPAPFDEPIEFVYFDYWHYWGRTAKHGAFMGGADFVQWHGNYELLRSLTELEAMAAEIRRTKKETQEESAATKDATKESVVSDTPPAPVDRDTSDSDTSDSRPENDS; encoded by the coding sequence ATGCGCTTCGCCGGAATTCTTGTCGCCTTGTTAATTGGAGTCGGGCTGGTCGCGGGGGCCATGCTGGTCAATCGCCAGCGACCGCGGTCCGAGACCAGCCAGCCAAACATCTCGCTGGTCAGGGCGACCGGCAAGTGCGCCCAGTGCCATCGGCAGGAAACGTCGGCCGTGGTGCATCAGTTTGAACGCAGTCCGCATGCGGCCCATGGGGTCAACTGCCTGGACTGTCATCGGCCGATGCAGGGCCAGGACAGCCTGGATCATCGCGGCTTTGTCATCGCCAAAAGTCTCACGTCGCAAAACTGCGCGCAGTGCCATGCGACCGAGTACAACCAGTTTTTGCGCAGTCGCCATGCCGCTCCCGCCTGGGCGGCCGTCGCCGGCTCAGCCGACTTTACGCCGGAACAGATCGCCCATGCTGAGAAGTACCATGCCGGCGCGGTGCTTCGCCCGGCGAACGCCCTGTCGCATCTGGAAGGGCCAGCCGCCGTCACGGCGGGCTGCAACTCGTGCCATGCGATCGGCAAGCCAAACACCGACGGCTCCATCGGCAGCTGCACCGATTGCCATACCCGCCATAACGCTTCGGTGGCGATGGCCCGCGAACCCCAGACCTGCGGCCAGTGCCATATGGGCCCTGACCACTCGCAGATTGAAATCTATAACGAATCCAAACACGGGGTGATCTTTCATGCGCAGCGCGGCTCCTTTCACCTGGACGCCGATCCCAAAAAGCTGACCACCGCCGACATGCCGGCGCCCACCTGCTCGACCTGCCACATGAGCGGCCTGGAAGGACAGAACGTCACGCACGACACGTCGGAACGATTGAGCTGGTATCTGTTCGCCGCCCAGTCCGAAAAACGGCCCGCCTACGCCCGCAGCCAGGACGCCATGAAAGAAACCTGCCTGAAGTGCCATACGCGGCCCGCCATCGACCAGTATTACACCGAGGCGGAAGAGGTCGTCCAGTCGACCAATGACCGCGTCGCCGCCGCCACGAAGATCATTGACTCCCTCCGCGCCGAAGGGCTGCTCACCCCGGCGCCCTTCGACGAGCCGATCGAATTTGTCTATTTCGATTACTGGCATTACTGGGGACGTACGGCCAAGCATGGCGCCTTCATGGGCGGAGCCGACTTTGTGCAGTGGCATGGCAACTACGAACTGCTCCGCTCCTTGACCGAGCTGGAAGCGATGGCCGCGGAAATCCGTCGCACCAAAAAGGAAACGCAGGAAGAGTCGGCTGCGACAAAAGACGCGACAAAAGAAAGCGTCGTCAGCGACACGCCGCCGGCGCCTGTTGATCGCGATACGTCTGACAGTGATACGTCTGACAGCAGGCCGGAGAACGACTCATGA